A DNA window from Vigna unguiculata cultivar IT97K-499-35 chromosome 10, ASM411807v1, whole genome shotgun sequence contains the following coding sequences:
- the LOC114167379 gene encoding putative F-box/FBD/LRR-repeat protein At1g78840 isoform X1 — protein sequence MTIFFFLGPLSGNMIGSFNQTDSIECCEAAMQKSYSQESGPVMKKSKTRTLASQNVDYCEMAESEDRLSDMPDCLIHHILSFLETKDAIQTSVLSKRWRYLWVSVPCLNFSSKSFTRLVDFKKFVLWVLNHRDSSHVKLLVYYRFGVDYATDQHLLNKVIEYAASHGVEEIKINLRAKTSGSPPVEIPLSLFSCQSLKKLELKDCHPTNVSSPIGCKSLDLLHLEQFAMDPAAADFSNPFASLAELFGFTTLTTLHLNNFTLCYTGIDCLDPFANCVHMKNLHLSEMSFKSDLNPKDFVISAPKLSNLNLMCNRFKCKIVVSAPQLSNFTYLYSTPCAFFEFRLPSLDGLVIDIHEPHDRFEKCRRRKREETLHGLINMLRGYHSAEAVKLSFCTAAVTCGTAALLKPERLPPSKLKSLNFGVGSTYKIFINNLDHITAYFRNCSQHADFEIVAV from the exons ATgaccatcttcttcttcctagGACCTCTCTCAG GGAACATGATTGGAAGCTTCAACCAGACTGATTCAATCGAGTGCTGTGAAGCTGCAATGCAGAAATCCTATTCTCAGGAATCTGGTCCTGTCATGAAGAAGTCAAAAACCAGAACTTTGGCTTCTCAGAATGTAGATTATTGTGAAATGGCAGAGAGTGAGGACAGGCTTAGTGACATGCCAGATTGTCTTATTCATCACATCTTGTCATTTCTGGAAACAAAGGATGCTATTCAAACTTCTGTTTTATCAAAGAGGTGGAGGTATCTTTGGGTTTCAGTTCCCTGCTTGAATTTCAGTAGCAAATCATTCACCCGGTTGGTTGATTTCAAGAAGTTTGTGCTGTGGGTTCTAAACCACCGTGATTCTTCTCATGTCAAGCTTCTTGTTTACTATCGCTTCGGGGTAGATTATGCCACAGATCAACATCTATTGAATAAGGTTATTGAGTATGCAGCATCACATGGGGTTGAAGAAATCAAAATCAATCTCCGTGCAAAAACATCTGGTAGTCCTCCTGTTGAAATTCCTTTGTCTCTATTTTCTTGCCAATCTTTGAAAAAGCTTGAGTTAAAAGATTGCCATCCTACGAATGTGTCATCCCCTATAGGTTGCAAATCATTGGACTTGTTGCATCTGGAACAGTTTGCAATGGATCCTGCTGCTGCGGACTTTTCAAATCCATTTGCAAGTTTGGCAGAACTATTTGGTTTTACAACGTTGACAACTCTGCATCTAAATAACTTCACTCTGTGTTACACAGGAATTGACTGTCTGGATCCATTTGCTAATTGTGTCCATATGAAGAACTTGCACTTAAGTGAAATGTCCTTTAAGTCAGATTTGAACCCTAAGGATTTTGTGATATCAGCTCCCAAACTCAGTAACTTGAATCTAATGTGCAACCGCTTTAAATGCAAGATTGTAGTTTCTGCACCACAGCTTTCCAATTTCACTTACTTGTATTCTACACCTTGTGCTTTCTTTGAGTTCCGGCTTCCATCTTTGGATGGCTTGGTCATTGATATTCATGAACCACATGACCGATTTGAAAAATGTCGTCGAAGGAAAAGAGAGGAGACTCTACATGGTTTGATCAATATGTTACGCGGATATCATAGTGCAGAAGCTGTTAAACTATCTTTCTGCACAGCTGCG GTTACTTGTGGGACTGCAGCCCTGTTAAAACCAGAACGTTTGCCTCCTAGTAAATTGAAGTCATTGAACTTTGGAGTGGGATCAACATATAAAATCTTCATCAACAACCTTGACCATATAACTGCCTACTTCCGCAATTGTTCTCAGCATGCAGACTTTGAGATTGTGGCTGTTTAG
- the LOC114167379 gene encoding putative F-box/FBD/LRR-repeat protein At4g03220 isoform X3 yields the protein MTIFFFLGPLSGNMIGSFNQTDSIECCEAAMQKSYSQESGPVMKKSKTRTLASQNVDYCEMAESEDRLSDMPDCLIHHILSFLETKDAIQTSVLSKRWRYLWVSVPCLNFSSKSFTRLVDFKKFVLWVLNHRDSSHVKLLVYYRFGVDYATDQHLLNKVIEYAASHGVEEIKINLRAKTSGCKSLDLLHLEQFAMDPAAADFSNPFASLAELFGFTTLTTLHLNNFTLCYTGIDCLDPFANCVHMKNLHLSEMSFKSDLNPKDFVISAPKLSNLNLMCNRFKCKIVVSAPQLSNFTYLYSTPCAFFEFRLPSLDGLVIDIHEPHDRFEKCRRRKREETLHGLINMLRGYHSAEAVKLSFCTAAVTCGTAALLKPERLPPSKLKSLNFGVGSTYKIFINNLDHITAYFRNCSQHADFEIVAV from the exons ATgaccatcttcttcttcctagGACCTCTCTCAG GGAACATGATTGGAAGCTTCAACCAGACTGATTCAATCGAGTGCTGTGAAGCTGCAATGCAGAAATCCTATTCTCAGGAATCTGGTCCTGTCATGAAGAAGTCAAAAACCAGAACTTTGGCTTCTCAGAATGTAGATTATTGTGAAATGGCAGAGAGTGAGGACAGGCTTAGTGACATGCCAGATTGTCTTATTCATCACATCTTGTCATTTCTGGAAACAAAGGATGCTATTCAAACTTCTGTTTTATCAAAGAGGTGGAGGTATCTTTGGGTTTCAGTTCCCTGCTTGAATTTCAGTAGCAAATCATTCACCCGGTTGGTTGATTTCAAGAAGTTTGTGCTGTGGGTTCTAAACCACCGTGATTCTTCTCATGTCAAGCTTCTTGTTTACTATCGCTTCGGGGTAGATTATGCCACAGATCAACATCTATTGAATAAGGTTATTGAGTATGCAGCATCACATGGGGTTGAAGAAATCAAAATCAATCTCCGTGCAAAAACATCTG GTTGCAAATCATTGGACTTGTTGCATCTGGAACAGTTTGCAATGGATCCTGCTGCTGCGGACTTTTCAAATCCATTTGCAAGTTTGGCAGAACTATTTGGTTTTACAACGTTGACAACTCTGCATCTAAATAACTTCACTCTGTGTTACACAGGAATTGACTGTCTGGATCCATTTGCTAATTGTGTCCATATGAAGAACTTGCACTTAAGTGAAATGTCCTTTAAGTCAGATTTGAACCCTAAGGATTTTGTGATATCAGCTCCCAAACTCAGTAACTTGAATCTAATGTGCAACCGCTTTAAATGCAAGATTGTAGTTTCTGCACCACAGCTTTCCAATTTCACTTACTTGTATTCTACACCTTGTGCTTTCTTTGAGTTCCGGCTTCCATCTTTGGATGGCTTGGTCATTGATATTCATGAACCACATGACCGATTTGAAAAATGTCGTCGAAGGAAAAGAGAGGAGACTCTACATGGTTTGATCAATATGTTACGCGGATATCATAGTGCAGAAGCTGTTAAACTATCTTTCTGCACAGCTGCG GTTACTTGTGGGACTGCAGCCCTGTTAAAACCAGAACGTTTGCCTCCTAGTAAATTGAAGTCATTGAACTTTGGAGTGGGATCAACATATAAAATCTTCATCAACAACCTTGACCATATAACTGCCTACTTCCGCAATTGTTCTCAGCATGCAGACTTTGAGATTGTGGCTGTTTAG
- the LOC114167379 gene encoding putative F-box/FBD/LRR-repeat protein At1g78840 isoform X2, giving the protein MIGSFNQTDSIECCEAAMQKSYSQESGPVMKKSKTRTLASQNVDYCEMAESEDRLSDMPDCLIHHILSFLETKDAIQTSVLSKRWRYLWVSVPCLNFSSKSFTRLVDFKKFVLWVLNHRDSSHVKLLVYYRFGVDYATDQHLLNKVIEYAASHGVEEIKINLRAKTSGSPPVEIPLSLFSCQSLKKLELKDCHPTNVSSPIGCKSLDLLHLEQFAMDPAAADFSNPFASLAELFGFTTLTTLHLNNFTLCYTGIDCLDPFANCVHMKNLHLSEMSFKSDLNPKDFVISAPKLSNLNLMCNRFKCKIVVSAPQLSNFTYLYSTPCAFFEFRLPSLDGLVIDIHEPHDRFEKCRRRKREETLHGLINMLRGYHSAEAVKLSFCTAAVTCGTAALLKPERLPPSKLKSLNFGVGSTYKIFINNLDHITAYFRNCSQHADFEIVAV; this is encoded by the exons ATGATTGGAAGCTTCAACCAGACTGATTCAATCGAGTGCTGTGAAGCTGCAATGCAGAAATCCTATTCTCAGGAATCTGGTCCTGTCATGAAGAAGTCAAAAACCAGAACTTTGGCTTCTCAGAATGTAGATTATTGTGAAATGGCAGAGAGTGAGGACAGGCTTAGTGACATGCCAGATTGTCTTATTCATCACATCTTGTCATTTCTGGAAACAAAGGATGCTATTCAAACTTCTGTTTTATCAAAGAGGTGGAGGTATCTTTGGGTTTCAGTTCCCTGCTTGAATTTCAGTAGCAAATCATTCACCCGGTTGGTTGATTTCAAGAAGTTTGTGCTGTGGGTTCTAAACCACCGTGATTCTTCTCATGTCAAGCTTCTTGTTTACTATCGCTTCGGGGTAGATTATGCCACAGATCAACATCTATTGAATAAGGTTATTGAGTATGCAGCATCACATGGGGTTGAAGAAATCAAAATCAATCTCCGTGCAAAAACATCTGGTAGTCCTCCTGTTGAAATTCCTTTGTCTCTATTTTCTTGCCAATCTTTGAAAAAGCTTGAGTTAAAAGATTGCCATCCTACGAATGTGTCATCCCCTATAGGTTGCAAATCATTGGACTTGTTGCATCTGGAACAGTTTGCAATGGATCCTGCTGCTGCGGACTTTTCAAATCCATTTGCAAGTTTGGCAGAACTATTTGGTTTTACAACGTTGACAACTCTGCATCTAAATAACTTCACTCTGTGTTACACAGGAATTGACTGTCTGGATCCATTTGCTAATTGTGTCCATATGAAGAACTTGCACTTAAGTGAAATGTCCTTTAAGTCAGATTTGAACCCTAAGGATTTTGTGATATCAGCTCCCAAACTCAGTAACTTGAATCTAATGTGCAACCGCTTTAAATGCAAGATTGTAGTTTCTGCACCACAGCTTTCCAATTTCACTTACTTGTATTCTACACCTTGTGCTTTCTTTGAGTTCCGGCTTCCATCTTTGGATGGCTTGGTCATTGATATTCATGAACCACATGACCGATTTGAAAAATGTCGTCGAAGGAAAAGAGAGGAGACTCTACATGGTTTGATCAATATGTTACGCGGATATCATAGTGCAGAAGCTGTTAAACTATCTTTCTGCACAGCTGCG GTTACTTGTGGGACTGCAGCCCTGTTAAAACCAGAACGTTTGCCTCCTAGTAAATTGAAGTCATTGAACTTTGGAGTGGGATCAACATATAAAATCTTCATCAACAACCTTGACCATATAACTGCCTACTTCCGCAATTGTTCTCAGCATGCAGACTTTGAGATTGTGGCTGTTTAG
- the LOC114167379 gene encoding putative F-box/FBD/LRR-repeat protein At4g03220 isoform X4 produces MIGSFNQTDSIECCEAAMQKSYSQESGPVMKKSKTRTLASQNVDYCEMAESEDRLSDMPDCLIHHILSFLETKDAIQTSVLSKRWRYLWVSVPCLNFSSKSFTRLVDFKKFVLWVLNHRDSSHVKLLVYYRFGVDYATDQHLLNKVIEYAASHGVEEIKINLRAKTSGCKSLDLLHLEQFAMDPAAADFSNPFASLAELFGFTTLTTLHLNNFTLCYTGIDCLDPFANCVHMKNLHLSEMSFKSDLNPKDFVISAPKLSNLNLMCNRFKCKIVVSAPQLSNFTYLYSTPCAFFEFRLPSLDGLVIDIHEPHDRFEKCRRRKREETLHGLINMLRGYHSAEAVKLSFCTAAVTCGTAALLKPERLPPSKLKSLNFGVGSTYKIFINNLDHITAYFRNCSQHADFEIVAV; encoded by the exons ATGATTGGAAGCTTCAACCAGACTGATTCAATCGAGTGCTGTGAAGCTGCAATGCAGAAATCCTATTCTCAGGAATCTGGTCCTGTCATGAAGAAGTCAAAAACCAGAACTTTGGCTTCTCAGAATGTAGATTATTGTGAAATGGCAGAGAGTGAGGACAGGCTTAGTGACATGCCAGATTGTCTTATTCATCACATCTTGTCATTTCTGGAAACAAAGGATGCTATTCAAACTTCTGTTTTATCAAAGAGGTGGAGGTATCTTTGGGTTTCAGTTCCCTGCTTGAATTTCAGTAGCAAATCATTCACCCGGTTGGTTGATTTCAAGAAGTTTGTGCTGTGGGTTCTAAACCACCGTGATTCTTCTCATGTCAAGCTTCTTGTTTACTATCGCTTCGGGGTAGATTATGCCACAGATCAACATCTATTGAATAAGGTTATTGAGTATGCAGCATCACATGGGGTTGAAGAAATCAAAATCAATCTCCGTGCAAAAACATCTG GTTGCAAATCATTGGACTTGTTGCATCTGGAACAGTTTGCAATGGATCCTGCTGCTGCGGACTTTTCAAATCCATTTGCAAGTTTGGCAGAACTATTTGGTTTTACAACGTTGACAACTCTGCATCTAAATAACTTCACTCTGTGTTACACAGGAATTGACTGTCTGGATCCATTTGCTAATTGTGTCCATATGAAGAACTTGCACTTAAGTGAAATGTCCTTTAAGTCAGATTTGAACCCTAAGGATTTTGTGATATCAGCTCCCAAACTCAGTAACTTGAATCTAATGTGCAACCGCTTTAAATGCAAGATTGTAGTTTCTGCACCACAGCTTTCCAATTTCACTTACTTGTATTCTACACCTTGTGCTTTCTTTGAGTTCCGGCTTCCATCTTTGGATGGCTTGGTCATTGATATTCATGAACCACATGACCGATTTGAAAAATGTCGTCGAAGGAAAAGAGAGGAGACTCTACATGGTTTGATCAATATGTTACGCGGATATCATAGTGCAGAAGCTGTTAAACTATCTTTCTGCACAGCTGCG GTTACTTGTGGGACTGCAGCCCTGTTAAAACCAGAACGTTTGCCTCCTAGTAAATTGAAGTCATTGAACTTTGGAGTGGGATCAACATATAAAATCTTCATCAACAACCTTGACCATATAACTGCCTACTTCCGCAATTGTTCTCAGCATGCAGACTTTGAGATTGTGGCTGTTTAG
- the LOC114167542 gene encoding putative hydrolase C777.06c, whose translation MVVASIRLLPSPFLSFAPRLSLYSCRSRPSSVVAFSSVHSTAPKGDGGVELGGDQRQAEVIFLGTGTSEGVPRVSCLTNPLHKCEVCSKAAQPGNRNRRLNTSILIRHPNSSGTQNILIDAGKFFYHSALRWFPAYGIRTIDAVIITHSHADAIGGLDDLRDWTNNVQPHIPIYVTKRDFEVMTKTHYYLVDTSVILPGAKVSELQFKIISEESFSVHGLKITPLPVWHGQNYRSLGFRFGNICYISDVSEIPEETYPLLNNCEILILDALRPDRSTSTHIGLPRALEEVRKIQPKRTLFTGMMHLMDHEKVNDYLASLLESEGLDAQLSYDGLRIPVRL comes from the exons ATGGTGGTTGCGTCCATTCGTCTTCTTCCTTCTCCATTCCTTTCTTTCGCTCCTCGTCTCTCTCTATATTCATGCCGCTCTCGTCCCTCTTCCGTTGTAGCCTTCTCTTCCGTCCACTCCA CGGCTCCCAAGGGAGACGGTGGAGTGGAACTAGGTGGTGATCAAAGACAAGCAGAAGTTATTTTTTTGGGGACTGGAACCAGTGAAGGGGTTCCTCGTGTTAGTTGCTTGACTAACCCTTTACATAAATGTGAG GTGTGTTCAAAAGCTGCCCAACCGGGTAATAGGAATAGGAGACTTAACACAAGCATTCTCATTCGTCACCCCAATTCTTCAGGAACACAGAACATTCTTATAGATGCTGGAAA ATTTTTCTATCACAGTGCTCTCCGGTGGTTTCCTGCTTATGG GATAAGAACAATAGATGCTGTCATTATTACTCATTCACATGCTGATGCAATTGGAG GTCTTGATGATCTCAGAGATTGGACAAACAATGTTCAGCCTCATATTCCAATATATGTAACCAAACGAGACTTTGAG GTGATGACAAAGACCCATTACTATTTAGTAGATACTAGTGTTATCTTACCTGGTGCCAAAGTCTCAGAGTTGCAATTCAAAATCATATCGGAAGAATCATTTTCTGTACATGGACTGAAG ATTACCCCATTACCAGTTTGGCACGGCCAGAATTATCGGTCCCTTGGTTTTCGATTTGGTAATATATGTTACATTAG TGATGTTAGTGAAATTCCTGAAGAAACTTACCCACTTCTAAACAACTGTGAAATTCTAATCCTG GATGCCTTAAGACCTGATCGTTCTACTTCCACACATATTGGACTTCCAAGG GCGTTGGAGGAAGTGCGAAAGATTCAACCCAAAAGAACACTCTTTACTG GTATGATGCATCTGATGGATCATGAAAAAGTGAATGACTACCTTGCGAGCTTATTGGAGTCTGAGGGCCTTGATGCACAATTGAGTTATGATGGACTTCGTATACCAGTCAGACTCTAG